A window from Telopea speciosissima isolate NSW1024214 ecotype Mountain lineage chromosome 8, Tspe_v1, whole genome shotgun sequence encodes these proteins:
- the LOC122672342 gene encoding uncharacterized protein LOC122672342, translating to MAKVADFFMEGPWDLLATIAPVIHHVFNIIQSMDTPPSNNPDRRVWAHTNSGSFSVASAWEAIRSKAPPWEWDWAIWKNNLQPQTSVFGWRLMYGALPTDDKVQCRAVALASRCELYGVACDSGTHIFMNYSFSCDVWRDILLQFNESWTGFPTNQLLFLWWRKKLKLIPQPTIWGPLIVIACQ from the coding sequence ATGGCTAaagttgctgatttttttatgGAAGGCCCTTGGGATCTGCTGGCAACAATTGCTCCAGTTATCCACCATGTATTCAATATCATCCAAAGCATGGACACCCCACCTTCCAACAACCCAGATCGCCGTGTATGGGCTCACACCAATTCTGGTTCTTTCTCGGTTGCTTCTGCATGGGAGGCAATTAGATCCAAGGCACCGCCTTGGGAATGGGACTGGGCCATCTGGAAAAATAACCTGCAGCCTCAAACATCAGTGTTTGGATGGCGTCTGATGTATGGAGCCCTTCCAACCGATGACAAAGTTCAATGCAGAGCTGTAGCACTGGCCTCTAGGTGTGAGCTTTATGGAGTTGCTTGTGATTCTGGAACCCACATTTTTATGAACTACTCCTTCTCTTGTGACGTTTGGAGGGATATCTTGCTTCAGTTCAATGAAAGCTGGACTGGGTTCCCAACAAACCAGCTTTTATTTTTGTGGTGGCGGAAAAAACTTAAGCTTATCCCCCAACCCACAATCTGGGGACCCCTCATTGTTATTGCATGTCAATAG